One window of the Vicinamibacterales bacterium genome contains the following:
- a CDS encoding UDP-N-acetylmuramoyl-L-alanyl-D-glutamate--2,6-diaminopimelate ligase translates to MTLGELLQALGDLAPPTGVDPDSALGRPVKGLAYDSRKVTAGSVFIALKGLKSDGSAFAVQALSRGALAVVSESAPPPDLQAPWIVVPDARLALARLAGAFYQHPSREMQVVGITGTNGKTTTAYLVSALFEAAGIRCGMLGTVVYRVGDEERSATRTTPEAVDVQHMLREMVSKGCLAAAIEVSSHALSQHRVDETEFSAGVFTNLTRDHLDYHRDMDSYFAAKRRLFEMLSPSATAVINLDDPRGALLAGTARRSLTYAIDRRADIHPTAIVDSLQGLSFAAATPRGAVQVRSRLVGRPNVYNVLAAIGAAIACDLPTAAIERGLAELEGVPGRFQVVSGPADDITVVVDYAHTDDALKNLLETARPLARQRLITVFGAGGERDRTKRPLMGAVAARLSDLVIVTSDNPRGEDPAEIIEEIKRGIVVPSERARPADAREAQQNYTPPRSTPHMGIVDRRAAIERAISLAKPDDVVLLAGKGHEKYQVIGDRELPFDDVLVAREALDRRRGA, encoded by the coding sequence ATGACGCTCGGTGAACTCCTGCAGGCGCTCGGCGATCTCGCACCGCCCACCGGCGTGGACCCGGACTCGGCGCTCGGTCGACCCGTCAAGGGCCTCGCGTACGACTCGAGGAAGGTCACGGCGGGGTCGGTGTTCATCGCGCTGAAGGGCCTGAAGTCCGACGGCAGCGCCTTTGCGGTGCAGGCGCTGTCGAGGGGCGCGCTGGCCGTCGTGAGCGAGAGTGCTCCGCCTCCCGATCTCCAGGCGCCGTGGATCGTCGTGCCCGATGCGCGCCTCGCACTGGCGAGGCTCGCCGGTGCGTTCTACCAGCATCCGAGCCGCGAGATGCAGGTGGTCGGAATCACCGGGACCAACGGCAAGACGACGACGGCGTATCTCGTCAGCGCGCTCTTCGAGGCGGCCGGCATCCGATGCGGCATGCTGGGTACGGTGGTCTACCGTGTGGGCGACGAGGAGCGTAGCGCGACGCGAACCACGCCCGAGGCCGTCGACGTCCAGCACATGCTGCGGGAGATGGTCTCGAAGGGCTGCCTGGCGGCGGCCATTGAAGTCTCCTCGCACGCGCTGTCGCAGCACCGGGTGGACGAGACGGAGTTCTCCGCAGGGGTCTTCACGAACCTGACGCGCGACCACCTCGACTACCACCGCGACATGGACTCGTACTTCGCGGCCAAGCGGCGGTTGTTCGAGATGCTGTCGCCCTCGGCGACCGCCGTGATCAACCTCGACGACCCGCGCGGGGCGTTGCTGGCTGGAACCGCCCGGCGTTCGCTGACGTACGCGATCGATCGCCGCGCCGACATCCACCCGACCGCAATTGTCGACTCCCTCCAGGGGCTCAGCTTTGCCGCGGCGACGCCGAGGGGCGCCGTGCAGGTGCGGTCACGCCTCGTCGGGCGGCCGAACGTGTACAACGTGCTCGCCGCGATCGGCGCGGCGATCGCGTGCGACCTGCCGACGGCGGCCATCGAGCGCGGGCTCGCGGAGCTCGAGGGCGTGCCCGGCCGGTTCCAGGTCGTCTCCGGTCCCGCCGACGACATCACCGTGGTGGTTGACTACGCGCACACCGACGACGCGCTGAAGAACCTGCTGGAGACGGCGCGCCCGCTCGCCCGGCAGCGCCTCATCACGGTGTTCGGTGCGGGCGGAGAGCGGGATCGCACGAAGCGGCCGCTGATGGGCGCGGTGGCCGCGCGGTTGAGCGATCTCGTCATTGTCACCTCGGACAACCCACGGGGCGAGGATCCGGCCGAGATCATCGAGGAGATCAAGCGCGGCATCGTCGTGCCGTCGGAACGTGCGCGGCCCGCCGACGCGCGCGAGGCCCAGCAGAACTACACGCCGCCGCGCTCCACGCCGCACATGGGGATTGTCGATCGACGGGCTGCGATCGAGCGCGCGATCAGCCTGGCGAAACCCGATGACGTCGTGTTGTTGGCGGGGAAGGGCCATGAGAAGTACCAGGTCATCGGCGACCGCGAACTGCCGTTCGACGACGTCCTGGTGGCCCGCGAGGCGTTGGACCGCCGGCGCGGCGCGTAG
- a CDS encoding penicillin-binding protein: MVEQPAANAWRRVVRTRLLIVGAIFALWSVGIVGRLVDLQVYQHQEFQALAERQQMRLIEVPARRGEFLDRHGRLLAYSVDGDAVIAVPADVQIPAATAARLCEALGDCGPAEVADLTKRLDRHTAYFAYVRRQVSIEQARRVSALKLEGIGLMAKPRRFYPNRELAAHLLGYVGVDGNGLSGLEATYDRTVRGRSGMVLVQNDALQHTFSRVGDPPVPGATLELTIDEYLQHIAERELQIGVKENNARGGSVVIMDPTTGEILAMANEPTFNPNAFGKAPEDERRNRAVQDVYEPGSTFKIVTASAALDEKVMSPGDMIDTGAGQYAFGSRLIRDTTPHWVLSFVDVIVKSSNIGAAKIGFRIGADRLGRFVRRYGFGTRLSPDFPSENAGIVWDPAKWTDSTLASVSMGYEIGVTPLQMAAAASAVANGGELLQPRVLRAVIEGNRRAVVPRKVIRRAVTPETAAELTSIMEGVVERGTAKTAAIEGFTVAGKTGTAGKLVNGHYSKTDYNSSFVGFVPSRSPVLTIIVVIDSPHGHGYYGGVVSAPVFKRIAEDALRHLAVCPTINPVPPVLVRHPDGAVRVAGPAVPLTILPPPGADASGQIVLPELRGLSGREALRVLARLGLSARLAGDGIVLEQYPSPGTPLEQGGSCKLGLGRQPNRDVNPGLRP, translated from the coding sequence ATGGTCGAACAGCCCGCTGCGAACGCCTGGCGACGCGTGGTCCGCACCCGCCTCCTGATCGTCGGCGCGATCTTCGCCCTCTGGTCGGTCGGCATCGTCGGCCGCCTCGTGGACCTGCAGGTCTACCAGCACCAGGAGTTCCAGGCGCTGGCCGAGCGCCAGCAGATGCGGCTGATTGAGGTGCCCGCGCGGCGGGGAGAGTTCCTCGATCGCCACGGCCGCCTGCTCGCGTACAGCGTCGATGGGGACGCCGTCATCGCGGTACCGGCAGACGTGCAGATACCCGCCGCTACAGCCGCCCGACTGTGCGAGGCGCTCGGTGACTGCGGACCTGCGGAGGTCGCCGACCTGACGAAGCGGCTCGACCGTCACACCGCGTACTTCGCGTACGTGCGCCGGCAGGTCTCGATCGAACAGGCCCGTCGCGTCAGCGCTCTGAAGCTCGAGGGGATCGGCCTGATGGCGAAGCCGCGGCGGTTCTATCCGAATCGCGAGCTTGCGGCGCACCTGCTCGGCTACGTCGGCGTCGATGGCAACGGACTGAGCGGTCTCGAGGCGACGTATGACCGGACGGTCCGGGGGCGATCAGGGATGGTGCTCGTCCAGAACGACGCCCTGCAGCACACGTTCAGCCGGGTGGGCGATCCGCCGGTGCCGGGTGCGACGCTCGAGTTGACCATCGACGAATACCTGCAGCACATCGCCGAACGCGAGCTGCAAATCGGCGTCAAGGAGAACAACGCCCGGGGTGGCAGCGTGGTGATCATGGATCCCACGACCGGCGAAATCCTGGCGATGGCCAACGAGCCGACGTTCAACCCGAACGCGTTCGGCAAGGCGCCGGAAGACGAGCGCCGGAATCGGGCCGTGCAGGACGTCTACGAACCGGGCTCCACGTTCAAGATCGTGACCGCCTCGGCCGCGCTCGATGAGAAGGTGATGTCGCCGGGCGACATGATCGACACGGGCGCCGGGCAATACGCGTTCGGCTCCAGGCTCATCAGGGACACGACCCCCCACTGGGTGCTTTCCTTCGTCGATGTGATCGTGAAGTCGAGCAACATCGGCGCGGCGAAGATCGGCTTCCGGATAGGGGCCGACCGGCTCGGTCGGTTCGTCCGGCGCTACGGTTTCGGGACGCGTCTCTCGCCCGATTTCCCCAGCGAGAACGCCGGCATCGTCTGGGATCCCGCGAAGTGGACCGACAGCACGCTGGCATCCGTCTCGATGGGCTACGAGATTGGGGTGACGCCGCTCCAGATGGCAGCCGCGGCGAGCGCCGTCGCGAATGGCGGTGAACTGTTGCAGCCGCGGGTGCTCAGGGCGGTGATCGAGGGCAACAGGCGGGCGGTGGTCCCGCGGAAGGTCATCCGCCGGGCCGTGACGCCGGAGACGGCGGCTGAACTCACGTCGATCATGGAAGGTGTCGTGGAGCGCGGCACGGCCAAGACGGCGGCCATCGAGGGCTTCACCGTTGCCGGCAAGACCGGAACCGCCGGCAAGCTGGTCAACGGGCACTATTCGAAGACCGACTACAACTCGTCGTTCGTCGGCTTCGTGCCGTCGCGAAGTCCGGTGCTCACGATTATCGTCGTCATCGACTCGCCGCACGGTCACGGCTACTACGGTGGAGTGGTCTCGGCCCCCGTGTTCAAGCGGATCGCGGAGGACGCCCTGCGGCATCTGGCCGTCTGCCCCACGATCAACCCGGTTCCCCCGGTGCTGGTCCGCCATCCGGACGGCGCCGTCAGGGTTGCGGGGCCGGCCGTGCCGCTCACCATTCTGCCCCCGCCGGGGGCCGATGCGTCCGGCCAGATCGTGCTGCCGGAACTGCGCGGTCTGAGTGGACGCGAGGCGCTTCGAGTGCTCGCGCGCCTCGGATTGAGCGCGCGCCTTGCCGGCGACGGCATCGTGCTCGAGCAGTACCCGTCGCCGGGCACGCCGCTCGAACAAGGCGGCTCGTGCAAGCTCGGGCTCGGCCGGCAGCCGAACCGCGACGTCAACCCGGGGTTGCGTCCATGA
- a CDS encoding cell division protein FtsL, whose translation MHGRAIDTIGFEVNPPIPNQPIRLEVDPARQREFRRWLLIGLVLVVAALFDGWQRYGLISHGYRLEDVQRARAREEGTARHLRLEIETLRSPARIEKLATTELNLVAPTPTNAIVIERVVPPDQPPSSVVAKR comes from the coding sequence ATGCACGGCAGGGCCATCGACACGATCGGCTTCGAGGTCAATCCGCCGATCCCCAACCAACCGATTCGGCTGGAGGTGGATCCGGCGCGTCAGCGTGAGTTCCGCCGCTGGCTGCTCATCGGCCTGGTGCTGGTGGTCGCGGCGCTGTTCGACGGCTGGCAGCGATATGGTCTGATCTCGCACGGCTACCGGCTCGAGGATGTGCAGCGGGCGCGGGCGCGAGAGGAGGGCACGGCGCGCCATCTGCGCCTCGAGATCGAAACGCTGCGGTCCCCCGCCCGTATCGAGAAGCTCGCAACGACTGAGCTGAATCTCGTCGCGCCCACGCCCACCAACGCCATCGTGATCGAGCGGGTCGTGCCGCCCGATCAGCCGCCATCGTCGGTTGTCGCCAAGCGGTAG
- the rsmH gene encoding 16S rRNA (cytosine(1402)-N(4))-methyltransferase RsmH, with the protein MPGHVPVMRAEVLTALAPARGGLFVDCTIGLGGHADALLEAGATRVVGIDRDADALAVASDRLARWGERVVLVHADYRELNRVLDARTIDRVDGVLVDLGVSSLQFDGEGRGFSFQRDEPLDMRMDRSSGITAADLIAGLPEKELADLVYQFGEERYSRRIARAIVEARQEAPVATTGQLAAIVRRAVPRRGYSPIHPATRTFQALRIRVNEELEGLDAFIGHACQRLAPNGRLAMIAFHSLEDRIVKHTLRRLVTQEQGSFRILTKKPLPPTDEEVVANPRARSARLRALERIA; encoded by the coding sequence ATGCCCGGACACGTGCCGGTCATGAGAGCGGAAGTGCTGACGGCTCTCGCACCGGCTCGTGGCGGACTGTTTGTCGACTGCACGATCGGGCTGGGTGGGCATGCGGACGCGCTGCTCGAAGCCGGCGCCACGCGCGTGGTCGGGATCGATCGCGACGCCGATGCGCTCGCGGTGGCGTCCGACCGGCTGGCTCGCTGGGGGGAACGCGTCGTTCTCGTGCACGCCGACTACCGCGAGCTGAACCGTGTGCTCGACGCGCGCACCATCGACCGGGTGGACGGCGTCCTCGTCGATCTCGGTGTCTCGTCGCTGCAGTTCGACGGCGAAGGCCGGGGCTTCAGCTTTCAACGCGACGAGCCCCTCGACATGCGCATGGACCGGTCGTCGGGGATCACCGCAGCCGACCTGATTGCCGGGCTGCCGGAGAAGGAACTCGCCGACCTCGTCTATCAGTTCGGCGAGGAGCGGTACTCACGACGGATTGCACGGGCAATAGTCGAGGCGAGACAGGAAGCGCCGGTTGCGACGACGGGGCAGTTGGCCGCGATCGTCCGGCGCGCCGTCCCGCGCCGCGGATACAGCCCGATCCATCCGGCCACGCGCACGTTTCAGGCGCTGCGCATCCGGGTGAACGAGGAACTCGAAGGACTCGACGCGTTCATCGGCCACGCCTGCCAACGGCTCGCGCCGAACGGACGGCTGGCGATGATCGCCTTTCATTCATTGGAAGACCGGATCGTCAAGCACACGCTGCGACGGTTGGTCACGCAAGAACAGGGGTCGTTCCGAATCCTGACGAAGAAGCCGCTGCCACCCACCGACGAGGAGGTCGTGGCGAACCCGCGGGCGCGCAGCGCGCGGCTGCGGGCACTCGAACGGATTGCGTGA
- a CDS encoding DUF933 domain-containing protein, with protein sequence MLRTALIGFPSSGKTTLFQLMTSQHEAPKGGHGKLEAVIGVARVPDARVARLAELYKPKKTTPATVEFADLAGPGRTGAQALLDVAPYRNADALVHVIRAFRDPSVTHHAETLSPAFDAQAMEDELLLADLAVTEKRLERIERDLKKGRTPELERERALILRCKSSLEEGLPLRGVTMTDDERKLLRGFQFLSAKPLLLVINMDEADTNLLADGARAAESAGLTAFLSRAGTRAVAVCAKIELEIAQLDAADARAFLADLGLAEPGVNRVISTTYDLLGYISFLTAGEDECRAWSIPRGTPAQLAAAEIHSDIARGFIRAEVVRFEHLVARGSLAICREHGEVRLEGKEYVVEDGDVINFRFAT encoded by the coding sequence ATGCTACGCACCGCATTGATCGGATTCCCATCCTCGGGCAAGACGACGCTCTTCCAGCTGATGACGAGCCAGCACGAGGCCCCCAAGGGCGGCCACGGCAAGCTGGAGGCGGTCATCGGCGTCGCGCGGGTACCCGACGCCCGTGTCGCGCGGCTGGCCGAGCTGTACAAACCCAAGAAGACGACACCCGCCACGGTCGAGTTCGCGGATTTGGCGGGTCCAGGTCGCACCGGCGCGCAGGCCCTGCTCGACGTCGCGCCGTACCGGAACGCCGACGCGCTCGTCCACGTGATTCGGGCCTTCCGCGATCCGTCGGTGACGCATCACGCGGAGACGCTCAGTCCGGCCTTTGACGCACAGGCGATGGAAGACGAACTTCTCCTCGCCGATCTCGCGGTGACCGAGAAGCGCCTGGAGCGGATCGAGCGCGACCTCAAGAAGGGCCGGACGCCGGAACTCGAACGCGAGCGTGCCCTGATCCTCCGCTGCAAGAGCTCGCTCGAAGAGGGTTTGCCGCTTCGCGGCGTGACGATGACCGACGACGAGCGGAAGCTGCTCCGCGGCTTCCAGTTCCTGTCGGCCAAGCCGTTGCTGCTCGTGATCAACATGGACGAAGCGGATACGAACCTGCTGGCCGACGGCGCCCGGGCCGCGGAGAGCGCCGGCCTCACGGCGTTTCTGTCCCGTGCCGGAACGCGTGCGGTTGCGGTCTGCGCGAAGATCGAACTGGAGATTGCCCAACTCGACGCCGCCGATGCCCGGGCCTTTCTCGCCGACCTCGGCCTGGCCGAGCCTGGCGTCAATCGCGTCATCAGCACCACGTACGACCTGCTCGGCTACATCTCGTTTCTCACCGCCGGGGAGGATGAGTGCCGGGCGTGGTCGATCCCGCGCGGCACGCCGGCCCAGTTGGCGGCCGCCGAGATTCACAGCGACATCGCACGCGGCTTCATCCGCGCCGAAGTCGTGCGCTTCGAACACCTCGTGGCCCGCGGGTCGCTGGCGATCTGCCGGGAGCACGGCGAGGTCCGCCTCGAGGGCAAGGAATACGTCGTCGAGGACGGTGACGTCATCAACTTCCGATTCGCGACCTAG
- a CDS encoding glycosyltransferase family 4 protein: MSIRTVLVCEAQVPLVEGGAESLVRQLVHQLRLRGYVAGLVSVPFKWYPKQEILTHAAAWRLLDLSESDGRPIDLVIGTKFPSYFARHPNKVTWLVHQYRAVYELCGTPYSDIELTELDLGLRERIFGLDREMLLESRRIFTIARNTTARLEKYIGISAQPLYHPPRLADRLHGGPFGDYVLSVGRIQGIKRVDMAVRAMRFVDPPIRLVVVGEGTERSNVERVAGESGVLDRVQFLGKQSDAELIDLYAGALAVIYPPFDEDYGYVTLEAFLSGKPVITASDSGGVLEFVEDGVNGCVCAPVDEELARAINTLAASRARAATLGAAGRERAVTITWDHVIEELVGG, from the coding sequence ATGTCCATCCGCACGGTACTCGTGTGCGAGGCGCAGGTGCCGCTCGTCGAGGGCGGCGCCGAGAGCCTCGTTCGCCAACTCGTGCACCAGCTTCGGCTGCGTGGATACGTGGCCGGCCTCGTGTCGGTGCCGTTCAAGTGGTATCCCAAACAGGAAATCCTGACGCACGCGGCGGCCTGGCGCCTGCTGGATCTGAGTGAGAGCGACGGCCGTCCAATCGACCTGGTGATCGGCACGAAGTTCCCGTCCTATTTCGCGCGCCACCCGAACAAGGTCACCTGGCTCGTTCATCAGTACCGCGCGGTGTACGAGTTGTGCGGGACACCGTACAGCGACATCGAGCTCACCGAACTCGATCTCGGCCTGCGCGAGCGGATCTTCGGTCTCGATCGTGAGATGCTGCTCGAATCGCGGCGTATCTTCACGATCGCAAGAAACACGACCGCCCGGCTGGAGAAATACATCGGCATCTCGGCCCAGCCGCTCTACCATCCACCACGGCTCGCCGACCGTTTGCACGGTGGTCCTTTCGGAGACTACGTGCTCTCGGTCGGTCGGATCCAGGGGATCAAGCGCGTGGACATGGCCGTGCGTGCGATGCGGTTCGTCGACCCGCCGATTCGCCTCGTCGTGGTCGGCGAGGGCACCGAACGATCGAATGTCGAGCGCGTGGCCGGAGAATCGGGCGTGCTCGATCGCGTGCAGTTCCTCGGCAAACAGAGTGACGCGGAGTTGATCGACCTGTACGCCGGCGCCTTGGCAGTCATCTATCCGCCGTTCGACGAAGACTACGGCTACGTCACGCTCGAAGCGTTCCTCAGCGGGAAGCCCGTGATCACCGCCAGCGACTCGGGCGGCGTGCTGGAGTTCGTGGAAGACGGCGTCAACGGATGCGTCTGCGCTCCGGTGGATGAGGAGTTGGCACGCGCGATCAACACGCTCGCGGCCAGCCGTGCCCGCGCGGCGACGCTTGGCGCCGCCGGCCGCGAGCGGGCCGTCACCATCACGTGGGATCATGTGATCGAGGAACTGGTTGGCGGGTAG
- a CDS encoding glycosyltransferase family 2 protein — MAAPQQTSVVIPAFNEAAGIGDVVAGLRREAEWHEILVIDDGSRDDTARVAADAGARVVRHPYNKGNGASVKSGIRTATGEYILIIDADGQHQPADATRLVSRLDEYDLVIGARAHSTQATLARRMGNHLLNALASYLTGRAIPDLTSGFRAARRRHLREFLHLLPNQFSTPTTTTLAFLKAGYNVQFEPVEARPRIGHSKIRLLRDGVKFLLIVLKVVTIFSPWRIFLPVSLAAFFLGGAYAVWTVATQSHVTNSSVLLITLGVIVFLMGLVSEQIASLHFERRE; from the coding sequence GTGGCGGCACCACAGCAGACTTCCGTCGTCATTCCCGCATTCAACGAGGCCGCTGGTATCGGCGACGTCGTGGCCGGGCTGCGACGGGAGGCCGAGTGGCACGAGATTCTGGTGATCGACGACGGATCGCGGGACGACACGGCCCGGGTGGCTGCCGACGCCGGCGCTCGCGTGGTTCGTCACCCGTACAACAAGGGAAACGGCGCCTCGGTGAAGAGCGGGATCCGGACGGCAACCGGCGAGTACATCCTGATCATCGACGCGGATGGCCAGCACCAGCCGGCGGACGCGACCCGCCTCGTGTCGCGGCTGGACGAGTACGACCTCGTGATCGGCGCGCGTGCCCACTCGACGCAGGCCACACTCGCCAGGCGCATGGGGAATCATCTGCTCAACGCGCTGGCCAGCTACCTCACGGGCCGGGCGATCCCCGATCTCACGTCGGGTTTCCGCGCCGCCCGGCGCCGGCACCTGCGCGAGTTCCTCCATCTGCTGCCCAACCAGTTCTCGACGCCGACGACCACAACCCTCGCGTTCTTGAAGGCGGGATACAACGTGCAGTTCGAGCCGGTCGAGGCGCGGCCCCGGATCGGACACTCGAAGATTCGGCTGCTCCGCGACGGCGTGAAGTTCCTGCTGATTGTCCTGAAGGTCGTCACGATCTTCAGCCCGTGGCGCATCTTCCTTCCCGTCAGCCTGGCGGCCTTCTTCCTGGGCGGCGCGTACGCGGTGTGGACTGTCGCCACGCAATCGCACGTCACCAACTCCTCGGTGCTGCTGATCACGCTCGGCGTCATCGTGTTTCTGATGGGGCTGGTCTCCGAGCAGATCGCCTCGCTGCACTTCGAAAGACGGGAATAG
- a CDS encoding glycosyltransferase family 2 protein, producing the protein MSSPLENTPVGLTVFFPAYNDSGTIASLVIAAVQTAARLTPDFEVLVINDGSTDATAEIIDELARLYPQVRAIHHDRNRGYGGALRTGFGSATKDLIFYTDGDAQYDPREMARLWERMSDSVDLVNGYKISRSDPLHRILIGRCYHYTVKLLFGLRVRDVDCDFRLMRRTIFERVHLEKSSGVICLEMMKKITDAGFRVVEVPVHHYHRAYGKSQFFNFGRIARTAVDVFRLWWALVVQHRTGQ; encoded by the coding sequence ATGTCGTCTCCACTCGAGAACACGCCTGTCGGGCTGACGGTCTTCTTTCCCGCCTACAACGACAGCGGCACCATCGCAAGCCTGGTGATCGCTGCCGTGCAGACGGCCGCCCGACTCACGCCCGATTTCGAGGTGCTGGTCATCAACGACGGCAGCACCGATGCCACCGCCGAGATCATCGACGAGTTGGCGCGGCTCTACCCGCAGGTCCGGGCGATTCACCATGACCGCAACCGCGGGTACGGCGGGGCGCTGCGGACCGGGTTCGGGTCGGCGACGAAGGATTTGATCTTCTACACCGACGGGGACGCACAGTACGACCCCCGCGAAATGGCCCGGCTCTGGGAGAGGATGTCGGATTCGGTGGATCTCGTGAACGGCTACAAGATCAGCCGATCCGACCCCCTGCACCGGATCCTCATCGGCCGGTGCTACCACTATACGGTCAAGCTGCTGTTCGGGCTGCGCGTGCGGGACGTGGACTGTGACTTCAGGCTGATGCGACGCACCATCTTCGAGCGCGTCCACCTCGAGAAGTCGAGCGGGGTGATTTGCCTCGAGATGATGAAGAAGATCACCGACGCGGGCTTCCGCGTCGTCGAGGTCCCGGTGCACCACTACCACCGCGCGTACGGCAAGTCACAGTTCTTCAACTTCGGCCGCATCGCACGCACGGCAGTCGATGTCTTCCGGCTCTGGTGGGCGCTCGTCGTCCAGCACCGAACAGGCCAATGA
- a CDS encoding NAD-dependent epimerase/dehydratase family protein produces MTVTEDYRSFYRHRKVMITGGLGFIGSNLARQLVECGAQVLLVDSMIADYGGNFFNIRGIEDRIRVNVADVRQQSTMDYLVRDRAVIFNLAGQVSHIDSMLDPYTDLEINCRSQLSILEACRRHNPDVRVVFAGTRQVYGKPDSLPVTERHLVRPTDVNGINKAAGENYHLLYHHVFGIRACSLRLTNVYGPRQLVKHNRQGFIGWFIRTAVEDGEIQIYGDGSQLRDFVYVDDAADAFLRAGASEACNGEAFNVGGQTPVSHRDLVAMLLEVAGTGRVRYVEWPAEKKAIDIGNFYADSSKFRAAVGWEPRVSFREGLERTVAFYRQHLTHYLNPVLEDLAGSL; encoded by the coding sequence ATGACCGTGACCGAAGACTACCGATCCTTCTACCGCCACCGCAAGGTGATGATCACCGGCGGTCTCGGATTCATCGGCAGCAACCTCGCCCGGCAACTCGTGGAATGCGGGGCACAGGTGCTGCTCGTGGACTCGATGATCGCGGACTACGGCGGGAACTTCTTCAACATTCGAGGCATCGAGGATCGGATCCGAGTCAACGTCGCCGACGTTCGGCAGCAGAGCACGATGGACTATCTGGTCCGCGATCGCGCGGTGATCTTCAACCTCGCGGGCCAGGTGAGCCACATCGACAGCATGCTGGATCCCTACACGGATCTGGAGATCAACTGCCGGAGCCAGCTGTCGATCCTCGAGGCGTGCCGGCGACACAATCCCGATGTCCGCGTCGTCTTCGCCGGAACGCGCCAGGTCTACGGCAAGCCCGACTCCCTGCCCGTCACCGAGCGCCATCTCGTGCGGCCGACCGATGTCAACGGCATCAACAAGGCCGCAGGCGAGAACTACCACCTGCTCTATCACCACGTGTTCGGCATCCGCGCCTGCTCCCTTCGTCTCACCAACGTCTACGGTCCACGTCAGCTCGTGAAACACAATCGCCAGGGCTTCATCGGCTGGTTCATCCGGACCGCCGTAGAGGATGGCGAAATCCAGATCTACGGTGACGGCTCGCAGTTGCGCGACTTCGTCTACGTGGACGACGCCGCGGATGCCTTCCTGCGGGCGGGCGCGTCGGAGGCGTGCAATGGCGAGGCATTCAACGTCGGCGGCCAGACACCTGTCAGCCATCGCGATCTCGTCGCGATGCTCCTGGAAGTCGCCGGAACGGGGCGCGTGAGATATGTAGAGTGGCCGGCCGAAAAGAAGGCGATCGACATTGGCAATTTCTACGCCGATTCGAGCAAGTTCAGGGCGGCGGTGGGATGGGAACCGCGGGTATCGTTCCGCGAAGGCCTCGAGCGTACGGTCGCGTTCTACCGCCAGCACCTCACCCACTACCTGAATCCCGTGCTCGAGGACCTGGCGGGAAGCCTATGA